CGCTCCGTACTCGAGATCATTGAGTGAAGGGAAGGGGCTCGTCGTCGCAGGGCGCATAGTCGGCGTGCACGGCGTGAGGGGCGAGTTGAAGCTCGCGCCCTACGGGGACCCCGAGGCGTTCGACTTCAGGGAGGTCTCCGTATCGGCCGGAAGGCGTCTGCGCACCCTCGGGGTAGAGAGGGCGAGGGTGCACAAAGGGCGCATACTGCTCAAGCTCCGCGGCCTCGACGACCGCAACGCGGCCGAAGGGCTCGTGGGGGCCGAGGTCCTCGTGGAGAGGGCGGCCCTGCCGCGGCTCGCCGAAGACGAGTACTACCAGTGCGAACTCCTGGGACTCCGTGTCTGGACCGAGCAGGGAAGGCTGCTCGGCGTGGTGAAAAACATCATCGCTACGGGCGGCAACGACGTCTACGAGGTCGAGGGTCCCGGGGGAGAGATCCTTATACCAGCAATAAAAGAGGTCGTCAGGACCGTCGATGTCGAGGGCGGCAGGATCACCGTGAGGCTCATGGAGGGGCTCGGCGGCGACTGACGCCCCCCAGACGGTGCGGCGGACCGCGCAAAGGGGCGTTTTTGTCCCTGCGGCCCCGTGGAAGGCCGGCAACGGCCCCCGAATATTTCGACATAACGACCGGCTCGACCATGCGTTTCGACATATTGACGCTCTTTCCGGCCTACTTCGATTCGCCGCTCAAGCAGAGCGTTCTCGGCAGGGCGGCGCAGCGCGGGCTCATA
The nucleotide sequence above comes from Deltaproteobacteria bacterium. Encoded proteins:
- the rimM gene encoding 16S rRNA processing protein RimM encodes the protein MSEGKGLVVAGRIVGVHGVRGELKLAPYGDPEAFDFREVSVSAGRRLRTLGVERARVHKGRILLKLRGLDDRNAAEGLVGAEVLVERAALPRLAEDEYYQCELLGLRVWTEQGRLLGVVKNIIATGGNDVYEVEGPGGEILIPAIKEVVRTVDVEGGRITVRLMEGLGGD